CATGGCCGGGACAGGAAGCAAACAAAGTTAGCGTCCAGTCCCAGCGCAGCGTTTTCTTCCAAGGCATCTCTCCCTCTCATCTTAAATTCGTTTTGTTGGCTACAGCAGGGACCCCCTCTGATCCAGAAATCAAATTAGCTGTATATAATTAGGATCCAGATCGCATGTCACTTCTCTTTGACACTCCCTTGGCGTTTCCCGTGTCTCTTACTCTGTTCCGTTGGCTGCAAGTAGCGCGGGCAGGACGCAAGGACCCGGAatggtagctagctagcctagcTTTGCCGTTTTCTCGATCGATCGTAGCTTGGATTACGTTTTATTGCTTGCAGATGCAAAAACAGTAAACAAACGGATGTACGGTCTCTTCGTGGACTTCACTGGAAGAGAACGCAAGTGTGTGGAGTGGAGCCGGCTGGAATTTAGCATGCTTTGGTGTCGGTGTGTCATGTGAAACAAATACTACTCCTGCATAGTATATGTTGTCCTCTCACCATCAACCTGGCATGGCTACCATGAACGGGGTCAGGAATTCTGTTTTAGTTTCTTCCTGGGTCGTGGTGATTATTGCTGCTGGTGGCGATCGATTTACCAGACACTGACAGTGACTGCCAAACAGCCGCTGGCCTGATACTGCTAATTTTCAGTGGATCGAATCCAGTTACTTGGAGTTATACGAGTGTGTCCCGATCCAGGCAGCACCGGCAGAAAGGAGTACACTCCTACTAGTACTAAGCGTTCTGCTCCGTTTCGCCTGGCTCTTCATAAACTCGAGCTCTTCCGTACCTTTGGCtagtttcttcttctcctggcTTAGCAAAGCTAGTCACACTGCGCGTCCTCCCTCGCTCGATtatctgaagtctgaacccACGAGGCATGAGAGCGACGGCACGTCGCAGCGCCggtgccgcggcggcagcgggggtCCTACCGGCcgcgaagaagacgacgacgacaacgaagaagaagatcaagggTGCCGGCGGTGGATTCCTCTGGGGCTGCGGCGGGTCCAAGTCGGTGGCCATCGCCGCGGGCAACATCTCCACGGCAACGACGCCGAGCcccacggcggcgtcggcaaAGTCGGCGCCGGCAGCGACGAAGACGACGCCATTGCCGGTCGCCACCGACAACGAGGGAGATTGCGCGGCGCCGAGCGTGGACGCGCTCCTGCGGCAGCTGAGCGAGCTGGAGCGCGGCGTGCGCGCGCTCGGCGTCCGGgtccgggaggaggaggaaggtcaaggcggcggccatggcggcgacggtggcaGCCCGTGgcctcagcggcggcggctgcaccGGAGGAGCGCGAGCGACTGGACGGCGGGAGCCGTGGCGGTGGTGAGGGAGACGGAGGACCCGGTGGGCGAGTTCAGGGCGTCCATGGCGCAGATGGTGGCGGCGAACGGGACCACGGGCGGCGCCGAGCTGCGGGGGCTCCTGCAGCGGTTCCTCGAGCTCAACTCGCCGCGCCACCACGGGCTCATCCTCCAGGCCTTCGCCGACGTCTGCGACGacctcttctccggcgccgcccgccggccgctTCCCCGTCCGCCGAAGCCGGCTCTGCTGCCTTACAGTTACAGCAGCCAGCTAGCTTAGCTAAAAAAAACGTCCACGCTACGCGTACTGACACGTTAACTACAGTTCCCCTCGGGATTTGTTGCTTGTTGCCTGCCGCCAGCCAGAAACAGACGCCCGTGTCCgtgtggccggccggcgccgtggGTTTCTGTGCCGTGACCAGAAGAAATCTGTGGCTCCTGAACCTGAcccatctccctctctctgtcGTCTCTTCTGTAGTAGTATACTGTAAAGCATCACCGATCGATCATACGTTTCCCGTGGATGTTGCGTGGCACGTTAATTGCTTCCGTTGCTCGCGCCGTTGCCTCCGGCGGATCGATCGGGTGAACGAACGTCGTGAGACCTTTGATGTCTGCTTGTTGGTGGGCTGCAGAGCGGAAGGGCAACAACGCACGCGAGCCTACCAAACTTTCCGGTTTGGTCGCGAGTTCAGGTAAACATGGGCGATCGAATACATTGATTGGTCGATTGACGTGGACTGCGTCGGTGCGTGGTACTCAAAGAATACTTTTCCGAAGCCGTAGATGGATGGAGACCGTAGGTGCCGATGATGGCCGCGAGGGCGTGCTTCCCAAGCCGGAAGCGCGAGGAGAAATGCTTTCGTTTTGCATCGGAATCGCGGCACGCAAAGCATATATGTTTGCCGGGGATCGCAAGGAATGGACGTCCTCGTCGTCCGTCTGAGGTCGTCCTTGTCGGGTTCGTACTTTGTTAGTCCATGCCTTCGTGTCTGCAGGTATAGGAATAGGACACAGAATACTTTCCCCC
This is a stretch of genomic DNA from Brachypodium distachyon strain Bd21 chromosome 1, Brachypodium_distachyon_v3.0, whole genome shotgun sequence. It encodes these proteins:
- the LOC100836421 gene encoding transcription repressor OFP8; the protein is MRATARRSAGAAAAAGVLPAAKKTTTTTKKKIKGAGGGFLWGCGGSKSVAIAAGNISTATTPSPTAASAKSAPAATKTTPLPVATDNEGDCAAPSVDALLRQLSELERGVRALGVRVREEEEGQGGGHGGDGGSPWPQRRRLHRRSASDWTAGAVAVVRETEDPVGEFRASMAQMVAANGTTGGAELRGLLQRFLELNSPRHHGLILQAFADVCDDLFSGAARRPLPRPPKPALLPYSYSSQLA